In one Saimiri boliviensis isolate mSaiBol1 chromosome 21, mSaiBol1.pri, whole genome shotgun sequence genomic region, the following are encoded:
- the LOC101050356 gene encoding cytochrome P450 2D6-like isoform X1: MGLDALVPLAVTVAIFLLLVDLMHRRQRWAARYPPGPMPLPGLGNLLHVDFQNTPNCCNQLRRRFGDVFSLQLFWTPVVVLNGLEAVREALVTHGEDTADRPPTPINQVLGFGPRSQGVFMARYGLAWREQRRFCVSTLRNLRLGKKLLEQWVTKEAACLCAAFDNYDGRPFRPNELLNKAASNVIASLTCGHRFEYDDPRLLRLLDLAQEGLKEGSGFLPQVLNAIPVLLRIPWLAGKVLRSQKAFLAQLDELLSEHRMTWDPAQPPRDLTDAFLAEMEKAKENPESSFNDVNLRMVVADLFLAGMVTTSITLAWGLLLMILHPDVQRRVQQEIDDVIGQVRPPEMGDQTCMPYTTAVIHEVQRFGDIIPMNMPHMTSRDIEVQGFLIPKGTAIFANLSSVLKDEAIWEKPFCFYPEHFLDAQGRFVKPEAFLPFSAGRRACLGEPLARMELFLFFTHLLQRFSFSVPTGQPRPSNSPAGGFLVPSLCAESPGAGGVVIQEPLWPPPLGLHWSHLRPAQHWVSPKICWNHCLATADVHSRS, from the exons ATGGGACTGGATGCACTGGTGCCCTTGGCCGTGACAGTAGCCATCTTCCTGCTCCTGGTGGACCTGATGCACCGGCGCCAACGCTGGGCTGCACGCTACCCGCCTGGCCCCATGCCACTGCCCGGGCTGGGCAACCTGCTGCATGTGGACTTCCAGAATACACCAAACTGCTGCAACCAG CTGCGGCGCCGCTTCGGGGACGTGTTCAGCCTGCAGCTGTTCTGGACTCCAGTGGTCGTGCTCAACGGGCTGGAGGCTGTGCGCGAGGCGCTGGTGACCCACGGCGAGGACACCGCCGACCGACCGCCTACACCCATCAACCAGGTCCTGGGCTTCGGGCCGCGCTCCCAAG GGGTGTTCATGGCTCGTTATGGTCTCGCCTGGCGCGAGCAGAGGCGCTTCTGCGTGTCCACCTTGCGCAATTTGAGGCTGGGCAAGAAGTTGCTGGAGCAGTGGGTGACCAAGgaagctgcctgcctctgtgcCGCCTTCGACAACTATGACG GACGCCCCTTCCGCCCCAACGAACTCCTGAACAAAGCGGCGAGCAACGTAATCGCCTCCCTCACCTGTGGGCACCGCTTCGAGTATGACGACCCTCGCCTCCTCAGGCTGCTGGACCTAGCGCAGGAGGGATTGAAGGAGGGGTCGGGCTTCCTGCCCCAG GTGCTGAATGCCATCCCTGTCCTCCTGCGCATCCCGTGGCTGGCTGGCAAGGTCTTACGCTCCCAAAAGGCTTTCCTGGCCCAGCTGGATGAGCTGCTGAGCGAGCACAGGATGACCTGGGACCCAGCCCAGCCACCCCGAGACCTGACTGATGCCTTCCTGGCAGAGATGGAGAAG GCCAAGGAGAACCCCGAGAGCAGCTTCAATGATGTGAACCTGCGTATGGTGGTGGCTGACCTGTTCTTGGCTGGGATGGTGACCACCTCAATCACGCTGGCCTGGGGCCTCCTGCTCATGATCCTTCACCCAGATGTGCAGC GCCGTGTCCAACAGGAGATCGACGACGTGATAGGGCAGGTGCGGCCACCAGAGATGGGTGACCAGACTTGCATGCCCTACACCACTGCTGTGATTCACGAGGTGCAGCGCTTTGGGGACATCATCCCCATGAATATGCCTCACATGACATCCCGCGACATTGAAGTGCAGGGCTTCCTTATCCCTAAG GGGACAGCGATCTTCGCCAACTTGTCATCAGTGCTGAAGGATGAGGCCATCTGGGAGAAGCCTTTCTGCTTCTACCCCGAACACTTCCTGGATGCCCAGGGCCGCTTTGTGAAGCCAGAGGCCTTCCTGCCTTTCTCAGCAG GCCGCCGCGCATGCCTCGGGGAGCCCCTGGCCCGCATGgagctcttcctcttcttcacccACCTGCTGCAGCGCTTCAGCTTCTCCGTGCCCACTGGACAGCCCCGGCCCAGTAACTCGCCTGCCGGTGGCTTTCTGGT TCCCTCTCTCTGTGCTGAGTCACCTGGAGCTGGGGGTGTGGTGATACAGGAAcctctgtggccaccaccactgggactgcacTGGTCACATCTGaggccagcacagcactgggtctcacccaagatCTGCTGGAaccactgcctggctactgcTGACGTTCACTCAAGGTCCTAG
- the LOC101050356 gene encoding cytochrome P450 2D6-like isoform X2, with product MGLDALVPLAVTVAIFLLLVDLMHRRQRWAARYPPGPMPLPGLGNLLHVDFQNTPNCCNQLRRRFGDVFSLQLFWTPVVVLNGLEAVREALVTHGEDTADRPPTPINQVLGFGPRSQGVFMARYGLAWREQRRFCVSTLRNLRLGKKLLEQWVTKEAACLCAAFDNYDGRPFRPNELLNKAASNVIASLTCGHRFEYDDPRLLRLLDLAQEGLKEGSGFLPQVLNAIPVLLRIPWLAGKVLRSQKAFLAQLDELLSEHRMTWDPAQPPRDLTDAFLAEMEKAKENPESSFNDVNLRMVVADLFLAGMVTTSITLAWGLLLMILHPDVQRRVQQEIDDVIGQVRPPEMGDQTCMPYTTAVIHEVQRFGDIIPMNMPHMTSRDIEVQGFLIPKGTAIFANLSSVLKDEAIWEKPFCFYPEHFLDAQGRFVKPEAFLPFSAGRRACLGEPLARMELFLFFTHLLQRFSFSVPTGQPRPSNSPAGGFLVYPSPYQLCAVPR from the exons ATGGGACTGGATGCACTGGTGCCCTTGGCCGTGACAGTAGCCATCTTCCTGCTCCTGGTGGACCTGATGCACCGGCGCCAACGCTGGGCTGCACGCTACCCGCCTGGCCCCATGCCACTGCCCGGGCTGGGCAACCTGCTGCATGTGGACTTCCAGAATACACCAAACTGCTGCAACCAG CTGCGGCGCCGCTTCGGGGACGTGTTCAGCCTGCAGCTGTTCTGGACTCCAGTGGTCGTGCTCAACGGGCTGGAGGCTGTGCGCGAGGCGCTGGTGACCCACGGCGAGGACACCGCCGACCGACCGCCTACACCCATCAACCAGGTCCTGGGCTTCGGGCCGCGCTCCCAAG GGGTGTTCATGGCTCGTTATGGTCTCGCCTGGCGCGAGCAGAGGCGCTTCTGCGTGTCCACCTTGCGCAATTTGAGGCTGGGCAAGAAGTTGCTGGAGCAGTGGGTGACCAAGgaagctgcctgcctctgtgcCGCCTTCGACAACTATGACG GACGCCCCTTCCGCCCCAACGAACTCCTGAACAAAGCGGCGAGCAACGTAATCGCCTCCCTCACCTGTGGGCACCGCTTCGAGTATGACGACCCTCGCCTCCTCAGGCTGCTGGACCTAGCGCAGGAGGGATTGAAGGAGGGGTCGGGCTTCCTGCCCCAG GTGCTGAATGCCATCCCTGTCCTCCTGCGCATCCCGTGGCTGGCTGGCAAGGTCTTACGCTCCCAAAAGGCTTTCCTGGCCCAGCTGGATGAGCTGCTGAGCGAGCACAGGATGACCTGGGACCCAGCCCAGCCACCCCGAGACCTGACTGATGCCTTCCTGGCAGAGATGGAGAAG GCCAAGGAGAACCCCGAGAGCAGCTTCAATGATGTGAACCTGCGTATGGTGGTGGCTGACCTGTTCTTGGCTGGGATGGTGACCACCTCAATCACGCTGGCCTGGGGCCTCCTGCTCATGATCCTTCACCCAGATGTGCAGC GCCGTGTCCAACAGGAGATCGACGACGTGATAGGGCAGGTGCGGCCACCAGAGATGGGTGACCAGACTTGCATGCCCTACACCACTGCTGTGATTCACGAGGTGCAGCGCTTTGGGGACATCATCCCCATGAATATGCCTCACATGACATCCCGCGACATTGAAGTGCAGGGCTTCCTTATCCCTAAG GGGACAGCGATCTTCGCCAACTTGTCATCAGTGCTGAAGGATGAGGCCATCTGGGAGAAGCCTTTCTGCTTCTACCCCGAACACTTCCTGGATGCCCAGGGCCGCTTTGTGAAGCCAGAGGCCTTCCTGCCTTTCTCAGCAG GCCGCCGCGCATGCCTCGGGGAGCCCCTGGCCCGCATGgagctcttcctcttcttcacccACCTGCTGCAGCGCTTCAGCTTCTCCGTGCCCACTGGACAGCCCCGGCCCAGTAACTCGCCTGCCGGTGGCTTTCTGGTGTATCCTTCCCCCTACCAGCTTTGTGCTGTGCCCCGCTAG
- the CYP2D6 gene encoding cytochrome P450 2D6 — translation MGLDALVPLAVTVAIFLLLVDLMHRRQRWAARYPPGPMPLPGLGNLLHVDFQNTPKSFNQLRRRFGDVFSLQLAWTPVVVLNGLEAVREALVTRGEDTVDRPPVPIYQVLGYGPRSQGVFLARYGPAWREQRRFSVSTLRNLGLGKKSLEQWVTEEAACLCAAFADHSGRPFRPRGLLDKAVSNVIASLTCRRRFEYDDPRLLRLLDLTLEGLAEESGFLRELLNAIPVLLHIPWLAGKVLRSQKAFLDQLDELLSEHRMTWDPAQPPRDLTETFLAEMEKAKGNPESSFNDENLRLVVADLFSAGMVTTSITLAWGLLLMILHPDVQRRVQQEIDDVIGRVRRPEMGDQAHMPYTTAVIHEVQRFGDIVPLGVTHMTSRDIEVQGFLIPKGTTLFTNLSSVLKDEANWEKPFRFHPEHFLDAQGRFVKPEAFLPFSAGRRACLGEPLARMELFLFFTCLLQRFSFSVPAGQPRPSTHGVFAFLVTPSPYELCAVPR, via the exons ATGGGGCTGGATGCACTGGTGCCCCTGGCCGTGACAGTGGCCATCTTCCTGCTCCTGGTGGACCTGATGCACCGGCGCCAACGCTGGGCTGCACGCTACCCGCCTGGCCCCATGCCACTGCCCGGGCTGGGCAACCTGCTGCATGTGGACTTCCAGAACACACCAAAGAGCTTCAACCAG CTGCGGCGCCGCTTTGGGGACGTGTTCAGCCTGCAGCTGGCCTGGACACCTGTGGTCGTGCTCAACGGGCTGGAGGCCGTGCGTGAGGCGCTGGTGACCCGCGGCGAGGACACCGTCGATCGGCCGCCTGTGCCCATCTACCAGGTCCTGGGCTACGGGCCGCGCTCCCAAG GGGTGTTCCTGGCGCGCTACGGCCCCGCCTGGCGCGAGCAGAGGCGCTTCTCCGTGTCCACCTTACGCAACTTGGGCCTGGGCAAGAAGTCTCTGGAGCAGTGGGTGACCGAGGAGGCCGCCTGCCTCTGTGCTGCTTTCGCAGACCACTCAG GACGCCCCTTTCGCCCCCGCGGCCTCCTGGACAAAGCGGTGAGCAACGTGATCGCCTCCCTCACCTGCAGACGCCGCTTTGAGTATGACGACCCTCGGCTCCTCAGGCTGCTGGACCTAACGCTGGAGGGACTGGCAGAGGAGTCCGGCTTCCTACGCGAG CTGCTGAACGCTATCCCTGTCCTCCTGCACATCCCGTGGCTGGCTGGCAAGGTCTTACGCTCCCAAAAGGCTTTCCTGGACCAGCTGGATGAGCTGCTGAGCGAGCACAGGATGACCTGGGACCCAGCCCAGCCACCCCGAGACCTGACTGAAACCTTCCTGGCAGAGATGGAGAAG GCCAAAGGGAACCCCGAGAGCAGCTTCAATGATGAAAACCTGCGCCTAGTGGTAGCTGATCTGTTCTCTGCTGGGATGGTGACCACCTCGATCACGCTGGCCTGGGGCCTCCTGCTGATGATCCTTCACCCAGATGTGCAGC GCCGTGTCCAACAGGAGATCGATGACGTGATAGGGCGGGTGCGGCGACCAGAGATGGGTGACCAGGCTCACATGCCCTACACCACTGCTGTGATTCACGAGGTGCAGCGCTTTGGGGACATCGTCCCCCTGGGTGTGACCCATATGACATCCCGAGACATTGAAGTGCAGGGCTTCCTCATCCCTAAG GGAACAACGCTCTTCACCAACCTGTCATCGGTGCTGAAGGATGAGGCCAACTGGGAGAAGCCCTTCCGCTTCCACCCTGAACACTTCCTGGATGCCCAGGGCCGCTTTGTGAAGCCAGAGGCCTTCCTGCCTTTCTCAGCAG GCCGCCGTGCATGCCTCGGGGAGCCCCTGGCCCGCATGgagctcttcctcttcttcacctGCCTGCTGCAGCGCTTCAGCTTCTCCGTGCCCGCCGGACAGCCCCGGCCCAGCACTCATGGTGTCTTTGCTTTCCTGGTGACCCCTTCCCCTTATGAGCTTTGTGCTGTGCCCCGCTAG